The Strix aluco isolate bStrAlu1 chromosome 19, bStrAlu1.hap1, whole genome shotgun sequence genome contains a region encoding:
- the BHLHA9 gene encoding class A basic helix-loop-helix protein 9 codes for MSGAAVGRGTAAEPDSSEEELEAGAAPQVCYGQGLWVPQGREAAACLGDTEGMKVRKRSRPVRSKARRMAANVRERKRILDYNQAFNALRLALKHDLGGKRLSKIATLRRAINRITALSLSLHGAGCCWPCAHSECRSRAGVPAQEPGMKASRPQPPWEPSSSGSAGLQRCPPSPLYAGFFPERQLHRYESPKEDRSGPSPAYCSSGTHHPGLQGAWQQRYTGNLQDPLAGAVPWQLGYCQSWGHQQCLPIH; via the coding sequence ATGTCCGGAGCAGCCGTGGGGAGAGGCACAGCAGCAGAGCCCGACAGCTCGGAAGAGGAGCTGGAAGCGGGGGCTGCACCTCAGGTGTGCTATGGGCAGGGTCTGTGGGTCCCCCAGGGGAGGgaagcagctgcctgcctgggggaCACCGAAGGGAtgaaggtgaggaagaggagcaggccAGTGCGCTCCAAGGCCAGGAGGATGGCTGCCAATGTCAGAGAGCGCAAGAGGATCCTGGACTACAACCAAGCTTTCAACGCCCTGCGGTTGGCCCTCAAACATGACCTCGGTGGCAAAAGGCTTTCCAAAATCGCTACCCTCCGGCGAGCCATCAACAGGATCACggctctgtccctgtccctgcacgGCGCCGGGTGCTGCTGGCCCTGTGCCCACTCCGAGTGCCGCAGCCGGGCGGGGGTCCCTGCGCAGGAGCCGGGGATGAAGGCCAGTCGCCCCCAGCCCCCTTGGGAGCCCAGTTCTTCAGGCAGTGCCGGCTTGCAGCGCTGCCCTCCGTCCCCTCTCTATGCCGGGTTTTTCCCTGAGAGGCAGCTCCATCGCTATGAGAGCCCGAAGGAGGATCGCTCCGGGCCCAGCCCTGCCTATTGCTCCAGCGGGACCCATCACCCCGGGCTCCAAGGCGCCTGGCAGCAGAGATACACGGGCAACCTGCAAGACCCCCTGGCCGGCGCAGTCCCCTGGCAGCTGGGCTACTGCCAGAGCTGGGGACACCAGCAGTGCCTCCCCATCCACTGA